The Peribacillus simplex genome contains a region encoding:
- a CDS encoding APC family permease, whose translation MLSSIKRFLIGRPLKSNALGEQKLNKTKALAILSSDALSSVAYGPEQILIVLITIGAAAFWYSIPIAIGVLILLTALILSYRQIIFAYPHGGGAYVVSKNNLGVNPGLIAGGSLLVDYILTVAVSVSAGTDAITSAFPGLHSYNVIIAIIFVILLTILNLRGVTESASVLAYPVYLFVLALFILIGVGIYRILTGGISPELHTPIGTPVAGISLFILLRAFASGSSALTGVEAISNAIPNFKDPAPNNAAKTLIAMGSLLAVLFSGIVFLAYYLSIVPSAEVTVVSQIAEEIFGRNFMYFFIQGTTALILILAANTGYSAFPLLAVNLAKDKFIPRAFTIRGDRLGYSNGIIILGLASIILIVSFGGHTENLIPLYAVGVFIPFTLSQTGMIVKWIREKPKGWMLKLTINSIGAIISFIVTMIFFLTKFTQVWPVLIFLPIILLIFHRIRKHYEAVGDQLRITTCEPILPIEGNIIIVPVAGITHVVENSLNYAKSLSADQVIAVYVAFEREDEKKFEEKWKKWQPDVRLVTLNSYYRSIIQPLTKFVDTVEHKASEANYRVTVIIPQFIPKKGWHNILHNQSSLLIRAYLLYRRNVIITTVPYHLKK comes from the coding sequence GTGTTATCTTCTATAAAAAGGTTCTTGATTGGGAGACCTTTAAAATCAAATGCACTTGGTGAACAAAAGCTTAACAAAACAAAGGCTTTGGCGATATTATCTTCTGATGCTTTGTCTTCGGTTGCTTATGGACCTGAGCAAATATTGATCGTTCTGATCACAATCGGTGCTGCAGCATTCTGGTATTCCATCCCTATCGCAATCGGAGTATTGATCCTGTTAACCGCCTTAATTTTGTCCTATAGACAAATCATTTTCGCTTATCCGCATGGCGGGGGGGCCTATGTGGTTTCAAAAAACAATTTAGGAGTCAATCCAGGGCTGATAGCTGGAGGATCCTTATTGGTGGATTATATATTAACTGTGGCTGTTAGTGTTTCAGCAGGTACGGATGCAATAACGTCCGCTTTTCCCGGCCTGCATTCATATAATGTCATCATAGCCATCATTTTCGTCATTCTGCTTACAATTCTGAACCTGCGGGGGGTTACGGAGTCGGCCTCTGTTTTGGCCTATCCGGTATACCTATTCGTTTTAGCATTGTTCATCTTGATTGGTGTCGGGATTTACAGGATTTTGACAGGGGGAATTTCACCGGAATTGCACACGCCCATCGGGACTCCGGTAGCGGGCATCAGTTTATTCATACTGCTAAGAGCATTTGCATCAGGAAGCTCCGCATTGACAGGAGTCGAAGCTATTTCCAATGCAATCCCGAACTTTAAAGATCCAGCCCCGAATAATGCGGCGAAAACTTTAATAGCGATGGGTTCCTTACTAGCTGTATTATTTTCGGGAATCGTATTCTTAGCCTATTATTTAAGCATTGTTCCTAGCGCAGAGGTAACGGTCGTCTCCCAGATTGCTGAAGAGATCTTTGGACGGAATTTCATGTATTTCTTCATTCAAGGTACGACTGCATTGATCTTGATACTTGCGGCCAATACTGGCTATTCGGCCTTCCCTCTGCTTGCGGTAAATCTAGCGAAGGATAAATTCATACCAAGGGCGTTTACGATCAGAGGGGACCGATTAGGGTATTCCAATGGAATAATCATACTGGGACTTGCATCGATCATCTTAATAGTCTCATTTGGAGGACATACAGAAAATCTCATTCCGCTTTATGCCGTTGGGGTATTCATTCCATTTACTCTGTCCCAGACCGGGATGATTGTTAAATGGATTCGCGAAAAGCCAAAAGGCTGGATGTTGAAATTAACCATTAATTCAATTGGTGCCATTATTAGCTTTATCGTCACGATGATATTCTTCTTGACCAAGTTTACTCAGGTTTGGCCTGTTTTGATTTTTTTACCTATTATCCTGTTAATTTTCCATCGAATCAGAAAGCATTATGAAGCAGTTGGTGACCAACTAAGGATTACAACATGTGAGCCGATCTTGCCAATTGAAGGAAATATCATTATCGTACCTGTGGCCGGTATTACTCATGTGGTTGAGAACTCTTTAAATTATGCTAAATCTCTTTCAGCGGATCAGGTCATTGCCGTATATGTAGCTTTTGAAAGAGAAGATGAAAAGAAATTCGAAGAAAAATGGAAAAAATGGCAGCCGGATGTCAGACTCGTCACTTTGAATTCTTATTACAGAAGTATCATTCAGCCATTAACGAAATTTGTGGATACTGTTGAACATAAGGCGAGTGAAGCCAATTATAGAGTTACGGTGATCATCCCCCAATTCATTCCGAAGAAGGGCTGGCACAATATTCTTCATAACCAATCAAGTTTACTCATTCGTGCCTACTTACTTTATAGAAGAAATGTGATTATTACGACTGTGCCATATCATTTGAAGAAGTAA
- a CDS encoding RhaT/GlcU family sugar-proton symporter, with amino-acid sequence MDILLALLPALFWGSIVLFNVKLGGGPYSQTLGTTIGALIFSIGVYIFADIKLSLLVFGVGVVSGLFWAVGQANQLKSIDLMGVSKTMPISTGLQLISTTLFGVIVFNEWSTMKAIILGVLALVFIIIGIVLTSLEDKESKEGKSGNLKKGIVILLISTFGYLVYVVVARLFDVDGWSALFPQAIGMVIGGLLLTFKHKPFNKYTIRNIIPGLIWAAGNMFLFISQPRVGVATSFSLSQMGIVISTIGGIIILREKKTKRQLIGIVIGIILIIIAGIMLGLAKS; translated from the coding sequence ATGGATATATTATTAGCTCTCTTGCCGGCATTATTCTGGGGAAGCATCGTTTTATTTAATGTGAAACTCGGGGGTGGACCCTATAGTCAAACACTAGGTACAACGATTGGAGCCTTGATTTTTTCAATTGGTGTTTATATTTTCGCAGATATTAAGTTGTCACTCCTGGTGTTTGGAGTCGGAGTCGTATCTGGATTGTTTTGGGCCGTTGGACAAGCTAATCAGCTTAAGAGCATTGATTTAATGGGAGTTTCCAAAACCATGCCAATATCAACAGGATTGCAGCTCATTTCAACCACTTTATTCGGGGTCATAGTTTTTAACGAATGGTCTACAATGAAAGCGATTATTTTAGGCGTTTTGGCTTTGGTCTTCATTATTATAGGAATCGTCTTGACCTCCTTGGAAGATAAAGAATCGAAAGAGGGCAAGTCGGGAAACTTGAAGAAAGGAATCGTTATTCTCCTCATCTCGACATTCGGTTATTTGGTTTATGTGGTCGTGGCCCGTCTTTTTGATGTTGACGGGTGGTCAGCGTTGTTCCCTCAAGCGATAGGGATGGTGATAGGCGGTCTGTTATTGACTTTTAAACATAAACCGTTTAACAAATATACGATTCGCAATATCATTCCGGGATTGATATGGGCTGCAGGGAACATGTTTTTATTCATATCCCAGCCCCGTGTGGGAGTGGCTACTAGTTTTTCCCTTTCGCAAATGGGCATAGTCATCTCAACTATTGGCGGGATCATCATTTTACGTGAAAAGAAAACGAAGCGCCAACTAATTGGAATTGTAATTGGAATCATCTTGATCATCATAGCTGGGATTATGCTCGGGTTGGCAAAAAGTTAA
- a CDS encoding SDR family oxidoreductase yields the protein MYTDLEGKVVVITGSSTGLGKAMAIRFAKEKAKVVVNYRTKLEEADSVMEEIKTNGGEAIAVKGDVTIEEDVINLVESAVKNFGKLDIFINNAGIENPVPSHEMPLSDWNRVINTNLTGNFLGCREAIKYFVENDMKGNVINMSSVHEMIPWPLFVHYAASKGGVKLLTETLALEYAPKGIRVNGIGPGAIATPINADKLEDPEKKKDLESMIPMGYIGKPEEIAAVAAWLASSESSYVTGITLFADGGMTKYPAFQAGRG from the coding sequence ATGTATACAGATTTAGAAGGTAAGGTCGTTGTTATAACGGGTTCATCCACTGGTTTAGGAAAAGCGATGGCCATTCGCTTTGCTAAGGAAAAGGCAAAGGTCGTGGTTAATTACCGTACTAAATTAGAGGAAGCAGATAGTGTAATGGAAGAAATCAAAACAAATGGTGGGGAAGCCATTGCAGTAAAAGGCGATGTCACCATTGAAGAAGATGTCATTAACCTTGTTGAATCAGCGGTAAAGAATTTCGGAAAACTCGATATATTCATCAATAATGCAGGAATTGAAAATCCGGTTCCATCTCACGAGATGCCGTTAAGCGACTGGAATAGGGTGATCAACACCAACTTAACCGGAAATTTCCTGGGCTGCCGTGAAGCTATCAAGTATTTTGTCGAAAACGATATGAAAGGGAATGTTATAAACATGTCCAGTGTACATGAGATGATTCCCTGGCCTTTATTCGTTCACTATGCGGCAAGCAAGGGCGGGGTGAAGCTGCTTACGGAAACCCTGGCTCTTGAGTATGCACCAAAAGGGATCCGAGTGAACGGCATAGGTCCTGGAGCCATCGCGACGCCAATAAATGCCGACAAGCTTGAAGACCCCGAAAAGAAAAAAGATCTTGAAAGCATGATTCCGATGGGGTATATCGGAAAGCCTGAAGAAATTGCTGCGGTTGCTGCATGGCTGGCATCTTCAGAGTCCAGTTATGTAACGGGCATCACTCTATTCGCTGACGGAGGAATGACAAAATACCCTGCATTCCAAGCGGGAAGAGGATGA
- a CDS encoding NADPH-dependent FMN reductase codes for MKVVAIVGSIRKESYNLKLAKYIQTRYQDRFDLEILNIRDLPFYDQDIENDPPSVVKEFKGKVAEADAVLWVTPEYNGTIPGVLGNAIDWLSRVDKVLIGKPSWIMGASMGQLGTVKAQLHLREILFALGISSPLLPGNEVYVGAVHDKIDNEGRLTHESTVQFIDTVVDNFISWYNHHTR; via the coding sequence ATGAAAGTTGTTGCAATAGTGGGAAGTATTCGTAAAGAGTCTTACAACCTTAAACTAGCAAAATATATTCAAACTAGATATCAAGATCGGTTTGATCTCGAAATCTTGAACATTCGGGATTTACCTTTTTATGATCAAGATATTGAAAATGACCCTCCATCAGTTGTAAAAGAATTTAAAGGCAAAGTGGCCGAAGCAGATGCGGTCTTGTGGGTAACACCTGAATACAATGGTACGATTCCAGGCGTATTGGGCAATGCAATCGATTGGTTATCACGTGTCGATAAAGTCTTGATCGGCAAACCTTCATGGATCATGGGTGCGTCAATGGGGCAATTAGGCACGGTTAAAGCTCAATTGCATTTGCGTGAGATCCTATTCGCATTAGGCATCTCCTCCCCGCTCCTTCCTGGAAATGAAGTATATGTTGGTGCAGTGCATGACAAAATCGATAACGAAGGCAGGCTTACACATGAGTCGACTGTCCAGTTTATCGATACGGTCGTCGATAACTTCATTAGCTGGTATAATCATCATACTCGTTAA
- a CDS encoding bile acid:sodium symporter family protein: MLKTINEQMDKIMPLITPLSVVIGVLLAEHLMDYTFLVPWIFAFITFSGSLGSNFKSLQQAVTHPLPVFIVLLILHMLMPIWAFGLGHLVFHGDAFTITGLVLAVVIPTGVTSMIWVSIYNGNAVLALTIILIDTLLSPFIVPYSVSLLGGGSIEMDLGSIVKGLIGMVVLPSMLAMFLNQATKGKIQYTLSPRLAPFSKISVGIVVILNSSKIAPYLTHFDKKLMVMAFLVLFIAASGYALSWMVGAYLRWEKGDIITLTFTGGMRNISAGAVLATTYFPAAVAVPVVLGMLFQQILASFFGYVMEKHFHRGVNEG, from the coding sequence ATGCTGAAAACAATAAATGAACAAATGGATAAAATCATGCCTCTCATCACTCCGTTAAGCGTGGTTATTGGGGTATTATTGGCCGAACATCTAATGGATTACACCTTTCTTGTTCCATGGATATTTGCCTTCATAACATTTTCCGGAAGTTTAGGCTCCAACTTTAAATCTTTGCAGCAGGCTGTCACCCACCCTTTACCTGTTTTCATCGTATTGCTCATCCTTCATATGCTCATGCCTATTTGGGCCTTTGGTCTCGGCCACTTAGTGTTTCATGGTGATGCTTTTACGATTACCGGACTAGTCCTGGCTGTAGTGATTCCAACCGGTGTCACCAGTATGATCTGGGTATCCATTTATAATGGGAATGCCGTACTTGCCCTAACCATCATCTTGATCGACACCCTACTCTCGCCATTCATCGTTCCTTACAGTGTTTCCCTTCTTGGAGGCGGTTCGATCGAAATGGATTTGGGGTCGATTGTGAAAGGATTAATCGGAATGGTCGTTCTTCCCTCCATGCTTGCCATGTTCTTGAATCAGGCTACAAAAGGGAAAATACAATATACATTATCCCCCCGCTTAGCTCCATTTTCCAAGATAAGCGTTGGAATCGTAGTCATATTGAACAGTTCAAAAATCGCTCCTTACTTAACCCATTTCGATAAGAAATTAATGGTCATGGCCTTCCTGGTTTTGTTCATAGCAGCTTCAGGGTATGCCCTTTCTTGGATGGTCGGTGCATATTTAAGATGGGAAAAGGGGGATATCATCACCTTGACATTTACAGGTGGTATGCGAAACATCAGTGCTGGGGCCGTCCTTGCAACCACCTATTTCCCTGCTGCCGTCGCTGTTCCCGTTGTACTTGGCATGCTGTTTCAACAAATCCTTGCCTCCTTTTTTGGCTATGTCATGGAAAAGCATTTTCATCGTGGGGTGAATGAAGGGTGA
- a CDS encoding RrF2 family transcriptional regulator, whose amino-acid sequence MSEKVSSIMWFSLAVQALLVLADHDGLCNSNKLADKLDSESGFLRKILSNLVKAGLIQAKEGRDGGYSLAKNPEQIILADIYAAIKSEPFSKGFLDVNDKKCFQPSSREALCGLKNEMESWIIQGLEQKTIADLLSKS is encoded by the coding sequence ATGTCAGAGAAGGTTTCCAGTATAATGTGGTTTAGTCTTGCAGTACAAGCCCTGCTTGTTCTTGCTGATCATGATGGATTATGCAATAGTAATAAATTGGCTGATAAGCTTGATTCGGAGTCAGGTTTTCTTAGAAAAATATTAAGTAATTTAGTGAAGGCAGGGCTGATTCAAGCAAAGGAAGGCAGGGATGGGGGATATTCACTTGCCAAAAATCCCGAACAAATCATTCTTGCAGATATATACGCTGCAATTAAATCCGAACCTTTTTCAAAGGGCTTTCTTGATGTGAATGATAAGAAATGCTTTCAACCATCTTCACGCGAAGCTTTATGCGGTTTAAAAAATGAGATGGAGAGCTGGATTATACAAGGCTTGGAGCAGAAGACGATTGCTGATTTACTTTCAAAATCTTAA
- a CDS encoding nitroreductase family protein, with amino-acid sequence MTKNIMSKEEYLNKSKELNIPLEKPKVLNDTDFITVAKERRSVRQYDAEYVMTEEEIREILDIAIQAPSSSNLQPWRFLVIQDKQTQQELLPIANNQQQIVDASAVIAVLADIEGYKNAERIYGELVNKGIMKNEIKEPYVASILHNYGNFSADKALSVAMIDGGLVSMQIMLAAKAKGYDTVPMGGFDEAKFVDAFNVPENFKPVMLISIGKGTKAGFEKVRLPLDDVLTWNKY; translated from the coding sequence ATGACAAAAAATATAATGAGTAAAGAAGAGTACCTAAATAAATCGAAAGAATTGAATATACCGCTAGAAAAACCCAAAGTCCTTAATGATACGGACTTCATTACGGTAGCAAAAGAGCGGAGATCTGTTCGCCAGTACGATGCTGAATACGTGATGACTGAAGAAGAAATTCGCGAAATCCTGGATATTGCGATTCAAGCACCGTCTTCTTCCAACTTACAGCCGTGGAGATTCCTTGTGATCCAAGATAAGCAAACCCAACAAGAATTGCTCCCCATCGCCAATAACCAACAACAAATCGTCGATGCATCTGCTGTCATTGCCGTTTTAGCTGATATAGAAGGTTACAAAAATGCAGAGCGGATTTATGGTGAATTAGTCAATAAAGGAATCATGAAGAATGAAATCAAAGAGCCATATGTAGCCTCTATTCTGCATAATTACGGAAACTTTTCCGCTGATAAGGCTTTAAGTGTAGCCATGATTGACGGTGGTTTGGTTTCCATGCAGATCATGTTGGCAGCAAAAGCAAAAGGATACGATACAGTGCCAATGGGTGGGTTCGATGAAGCAAAATTTGTGGATGCATTCAATGTACCGGAAAACTTCAAACCCGTCATGTTAATTTCCATTGGAAAAGGAACTAAAGCAGGCTTTGAAAAAGTCCGTTTGCCACTTGATGATGTATTGACTTGGAATAAATACTAA